A genomic segment from Phragmites australis chromosome 6, lpPhrAust1.1, whole genome shotgun sequence encodes:
- the LOC133922501 gene encoding protein STRUBBELIG-RECEPTOR FAMILY 8-like, translated as MAAALVAGLLLALASAPAGANTDSADAAALGNLYTSWNSPSPLAGWSAGGGDPCGAAWQGVTCSGAGVTEIKLPGIGLDGTLGYELSSLYSLKTLDLSNNNLHGSIPYQLPPNLTYLNLASNNFSGNLPYSISKMASIEYLNLSHNLLSQQMGDLFGSLNSLSELDVSFNKLTGDLPNSLGSLSNLSSLYIQYNQLTGSVNVLSGLSLTTLNIANNNFSGWIPKEFSSIPDLTLGGNSFANGPAPPPPPFMPPPPQRRRNRPKHPQGQGDAPKGSESPTDQSDKKQGLRTGPLVGIVVGSIVAALCVLLLLVCCMRNVQKRNDDASSKSKDFVGPLTVNMERASSREIPEQSLENTSTATVKLPPAEKITPERVYAKNGSMRKTKVPITATPYTVASLQVATNSFCQDSLLGEGSLGRVYKADFPNGKVLAVKKIDSAALSLQEEDNFLEAVSSMSRLRHPNIVPLTGYCVEHGQRLLVYEYIGSGTLHDMLHFSDEMSRKLTWNIRVRIALGAARALEYLHEVCLPSVVHRNFKSSNILLDEEHNPHLSDCGLAALTPNTERQVSTEVVASFGYSAPEFAMSGIYTVKSDVYSFGVVMLELLTGRKPLDSSRERSEQSLVRWATPQLHDIDALAKMVDPALNGMYPAKSLSRFADIIALCVQPEPEFRPPMSEVVQQLVRLMQRASIVRRQSGEELGFSYRAPEREGDLRDISF; from the exons ATGGCGGCCGCATTGGTCGCCGGCCTTCTTCTTGCCCTAGCGTCGGCGCCGGCGGGAGCTAACACCGACTCCGCCGACG CTGCGGCGCTGGGGAATCTTTACACCTCCTGGAACAGCCCGTCGCCGCTGGCCGGCTGGTCGGCCGGCGGCGGAGACCCCTGCGGCGCGGCGTGGCAGGGCGTCACCTGCTCCGGCGCTGGCGTCACCGAAAT CAAGCTTCCTGGTATTGGGCTGGATGGTACTCTGGGATACGAACTCTCCAGCCTATATTCATTGAAGACATT GGATTTGAGCAATAACAACTTGCATGGTTCGATCCCTTACCAGTTGCCACCGAATCTTACATATCT GAATCTGGCAAGCAACAATTTCTCTGGCAACCTTCCATACTCTATATCAAAAATGGCTTCAATTGAGTACCT TAATCTCAGCCACAACTTACTGTCTCAACAAATGGGTGATTTATTTGGAAGCCTCAATTCACTTTCAGAGTT AGATGTGTCTTTCAACAAATTGACAGGGGATCTTCCCAATTCTCTTGGTTCTTTATCAAATCTTTCGAGTCT TTATATACAATACAATCAGTTAACAGGTTCTGTCAATGTTCTCAGTGGCCTAAGCCTTACTACATT AAACATTGCAAACAACAATTTCAGTGGTTGGATACCAAAAGAGTTCAGCTCCATTCCAGATCTAAC ACTTGGAGGAAACTCATTTGCCAATGGACCTgctcctccgccaccacctTTTATGCCACCGCCCCCTCAAAGGCGACGTAATCGTCCTAAGCATCCTCAAGGGCAAGGAGATGCTCCAAAAGGCTCTGAGAGCCCCACTGATCAAAGTGACAAGAAGCAAGGTCTTCGGACAGGTCCGCTTGTGGGGATAGTTGTTGGCTCGATAGTTGCTGCCTTATGTGTGCTTTTGCTTTTGGTATGCTGCATGCGCAATGTTCAGAAAAGAAATGATGATGCCAGCAGCAAATCAAAAGATTTTGTAGGTCCTCTAACAGTAAACATGGAGAGAG CTTCTAGCAGGGAAATCCCAGAGCAGAGTCTTGAAAATACCTCTACAGCAACAGTGAAGCTGCCACCTGCTGAGAAAATTACTCCTGAGAGGGTTTACGCTAAAAATGGTTCTATGAGAAAGACAAAGGTCCCCATAACTGCAACACCTTATACTGTTGCTTCTCTCCAAGTTGCTACTAATAGCTTCTGTCAAGATTCCCTTCTAGGTGAGGGTTCACTTGGTCGTGTTTACAAGGCTGATTTCCCAAATGGAAAG GTTCTTGCAGTTAAGAAGATAGACAGTGCTGCCCTTTCGTTACAGGAAGAAGACAACTTCCTTGAGGCTGTATCGAGTATGTCACGACTAAGGCATCCAAATATCGTGCCGCTAACAGGATATTGTGTTGAACATGGGCAAAGGCTTCTTGTTTATGAGTACATTGGAAGCGGAACACTGCATGATATGTTGCACTTCTCTGATGAGATGAGCAGGAAACTTACATGGAACATCCGTGTAAGGATAGCACTAGGCGCTGCTCGGGCACTGGA ATACCTGCATGAGGTGTGCTTGCCATCTGTTGTTCATAGAAACTTTAAGTCTTCGAACATCCTACTAGATGAGGAGCATAATCCACACCTATCTGACTGTGGACTTGCTGCCTTAACACCCAATACGGAAAGACAG GTTTCGACTGAAGTGGTTGCTTCATTTGGATATAGTGCCCCTGAGTTTGCCATGTCTGGAATTTATACTGTAAAGAGTGATGTGTACAGTTTTGGAGTAGTGATGTTAGAGCTATTGACAGGGCGGAAACCACTAGACAG TTCTAGAGAGAGGTCAGAACAGTCTCTTGTTAGATGGGCTACCCCGCAGCTTCATGATATCGATGCACTTGCTAAGATGGTCGATCCAGCACTGAATGGAATGTACCCAGCTAAATCGCTCTCCCGTTTTGCAGACATAATTGCGCTCTGTGTTCAG CCCGAGCCAGAGTTCCGTCCACCTATGTCAGAGGTTGTCCAGCAACTTGTACGCCTGATGCAGAGGGCTAGCATAGTAAGGCGCCAATCAGGAGAAGAACTTGGGTTTTCATACAGAGCCCCAGAACGCGAAGGAGACCTGAGAGACATTTCCTTCTAA
- the LOC133922502 gene encoding lycopene beta cyclase, chloroplastic-like gives MAATALLLRIHHHPCKPQPPCAPVFCRATTSAGAAAAAALRSLAPAARPELLSLDLPRYDPARSRPVDLAVVGGGPAGLAVAQRVAEAGLSVCAIDPLPALVWPNNYGVWVDEFEAMGLSHCLDAVWPSASVFIDDRRAKSLDRPYARVARRKLKSTMMERCVANGVVFHQAKVAKAVHYEDSSLLICDDGVTVQATVVLDATGFSRCLVQYDKPYNPGYQVAYGILAEVDGHPFDIDKMLFMDWRDSHLPEGSEIKERNRRIPTFLYAMPFSPNKIFLEETSLVARPGLVMDDIQERMAARLRHLGIRVRSVEEDERCVIPMGGPLPVLPQRVVGIGGTAGMVHPSTGYMVARTLATAPIVAESIVRFLDTGSGTGGIVGDALTAEVWKELWPANRRRQREFFCFGMDILLKLDLDGTRRFFDAFFDLEPHYWHGFLSSRLFLPELLMFGLSLFGNASNTSRLEIMAKGTVPLAKMIGNLIQDRDS, from the coding sequence ATGGCCGCCACTGCTCTCCTCCTCCGCATCCACCACCACCCCTGTAAGCCGCAGCCGCCGTGCGCGCCCGTCTTCTGCCGCGCCacgacgtcggcgggggcggccgcggccgcggcgctgCGGTCGCTGGCCCCGGCGGCGCGACCGGAGCTGCTGTCCCTCGACCTGCCCCGCTACGACCCGGCGCGGTCCCGCCCCGTGGACCTCGCCGTGGTTGGCGGCGGGCCTGCGGGACTCGCGGTGGCCCAGCGCGTGGCGGAGGCGGGCCTCTCGGTGTGCGCCATCGACCCGTTACCTGCACTCGTGTGGCCCAACAACTACGGCGTGTGGGTGGACGAGTTCGAGGCCATGGGCCTCTCCCACTGCCTCGACGCCGTCTGGCCGTCGGCCTCCGTCTTCATCGACGATCGCCGCGCCAAGTCGCTCGACCGGCCCTACGCCCGCGTCGCGCGccgcaagctcaagtccaccatGATGGAGCGCTGCGTCGCCAACGGCGTCGTCTTCCACCAGGCCAAGGTCGCCAAGGCCGTCCACTACGAGGACTCCTCCCTCCTCATCTGCGACGACGGCGTCACCGTCCAGGCGACCGTCGTCCTCGACGCCACGGGGTTCTCACGCTGCCTCGTGCAGTACGACAAGCCCTACAACCCAGGGTACCAGGTCGCGTACGGCATCCTCGCCGAGGTCGACGGGCACCCGTTCGACATCGACAAGATGCTCTTCATGGACTGGCGCGACTCCCACCTGCCCGAGGGATCGGAGATCAAGGAGCGCAACCGCCGCATTCCCACGTTCCTCTACGCCATGCCCTTCTCGCCCAACAAGATCTTCCTCGAGGAGACGTCGCTGGTCGCGCGCCCGGGGCTCGTCATGGACGACATCCAGGAGCGCATGGCTGCGCGCCTGCGGCACCTGGGGATACGCGTCCGGAGCGTCGAGGAGGACGAACGCTGCGTGATACCCATGGGCGGACCGCTGCCCGTGCTGCCACAGAGGGTGGTCGGCATCGGCGGTACGGCAGGGATGGTGCACCCGTCCACGGGGTACATGGTGGCGCGCACGCTGGCGACGGCTCCCATCGTGGCGGAGTCCATCGTGCGGTTTCTTGACACCGGCAGTGGCACGGGCGGCATTGTTGGGGACGCGCTCACCGCCGAGGTGTGGAAGGAGCTGTGGCCTGCCAACAGGCGGCGACAGAGGGAGTTCTTCTGCTTTGGCATGGACATCCTGCTCAAGCTGGACCTTGACGGGACGCGGCGGTTCTTCGACGCCTTCTTCGACCTCGAGCCACACTACTGGCATGGCTTCCTGTCGTCCAGGCTGTTCCTGCCGGAGCTCTTGATGTTCGGGCTCTCGCTGTTCGGCAATGCCTCGAACACGTCGAGGCTGGAGATCATGGCCAAGGGCACCGTGCCTCTTGCCAAGATGATTGGCAACTTGATACAAGACAGAGATAGCTGA